The following coding sequences lie in one Fimbriimonadaceae bacterium genomic window:
- a CDS encoding nucleotidyl transferase AbiEii/AbiGii toxin family protein, translating into MPASILTSLQRQVLTSFFQNDLGQRGYYLTGGTALAEFYLRHRHSDDLDFFTRRQDRLDQDFRHFLDLIPTFGLTISSDTISGDYLKLFVRNEGSNQEELKIEFARDVPAQMAPHTIQEGIVIDSFEDIATNKICAILSRQPSEPKDFYDLYFILKHSHFTLDYLISRAREKEALLDTEDGILLFAANLLTVQNLALMRKLEPRMIKPVSAEELHDFLFPLATELSQRYRPGHR; encoded by the coding sequence ATGCCGGCTAGCATCCTCACATCCCTTCAGCGGCAGGTGCTGACTTCTTTCTTCCAGAACGATCTGGGGCAACGGGGCTATTATTTGACTGGAGGGACTGCCCTCGCGGAGTTTTATCTTCGTCACAGACATTCGGATGATTTGGATTTCTTCACCCGAAGACAAGACCGGCTCGACCAAGACTTCAGGCACTTCCTCGATCTTATCCCTACATTCGGCCTTACCATTTCTTCCGACACGATATCAGGCGACTACTTGAAGCTTTTTGTGCGAAACGAGGGCAGCAATCAGGAAGAGCTTAAAATTGAATTCGCACGGGATGTACCGGCACAAATGGCACCGCACACAATTCAAGAGGGAATCGTTATCGATTCATTCGAGGACATCGCAACAAATAAAATATGTGCGATTCTTAGTCGCCAGCCCTCTGAGCCAAAAGATTTTTACGATTTATATTTCATACTAAAGCACTCCCATTTCACCTTGGACTATCTCATAAGCCGCGCCCGGGAGAAAGAGGCCCTGCTAGATACCGAGGACGGAATACTGCTGTTCGCAGCAAACCTGCTGACTGTCCAGAATCTCGCTCTGATGCGCAAGCTCGAACCAAGGATGATTAAACCCGTCTCGGCTGAGGAACTTCACGATTTTCTCTTTCCTCTGGCTACAGAGCTTTCAC